The proteins below come from a single Mycobacterium parmense genomic window:
- a CDS encoding acetate kinase, translating into MTADASRVVLVINAGSSSLKYQLIDLESGAARTGGGIQQIGEPSSRVGDHEEALRLAFAQLAEAGVDLTSCGLLAVGHRVVHGGNAFYRPTLLDDARIAELEKLSELAPLHNPPAVQGIKVARKLLPDVAHIAVFDTAFFHELPAASATYAVNRDLAQRWQIRRYGFHGTSHRYVSEQAAAFVGGPAAGLNQIVLHLGNGASASAIAGGRPVDTSMGLTPLEGLVMGTRSGDVDPGVISYLWRAANMSVDKIESMLNNESGLWGLAGERDFRRLHSMIESGDGAARLAYDVFIHRLRKYIGAYLAVLGHTDVLTFTAGVGENDALVRRDALAGMGELGIVVDERRNAAAGGGARRISADDSPITVLVIPTNEELAIARDCAGLLGR; encoded by the coding sequence ATGACGGCTGACGCGTCCCGCGTGGTGCTGGTGATCAACGCCGGCTCCTCCTCGCTGAAATATCAGCTGATCGACCTCGAGTCCGGGGCCGCGCGCACGGGCGGCGGCATCCAGCAGATCGGTGAACCGTCGTCGCGGGTCGGCGACCACGAGGAGGCGCTGCGGCTTGCGTTCGCGCAATTGGCCGAGGCCGGTGTCGACCTCACGTCGTGCGGCCTGCTGGCCGTCGGCCACCGGGTGGTCCACGGCGGCAACGCCTTTTATCGCCCGACGCTACTCGACGATGCGCGGATCGCCGAGCTCGAGAAGCTCTCGGAGCTTGCCCCGCTGCACAATCCGCCCGCGGTGCAGGGGATCAAGGTGGCTCGCAAGCTGCTCCCCGACGTCGCGCACATCGCCGTCTTCGACACGGCGTTCTTTCACGAGCTGCCGGCCGCGTCCGCGACGTACGCGGTGAATCGGGACTTGGCGCAGCGCTGGCAGATACGGCGTTACGGGTTTCACGGCACTTCGCACCGTTACGTCAGCGAGCAGGCGGCGGCGTTCGTCGGCGGGCCGGCGGCCGGCCTGAATCAGATTGTGCTGCACCTGGGCAACGGCGCGTCGGCGTCGGCGATCGCGGGCGGCCGCCCGGTCGACACCTCGATGGGTCTGACGCCGCTGGAGGGGCTGGTGATGGGCACCCGCAGCGGCGATGTCGACCCCGGTGTGATCAGTTACCTGTGGCGCGCCGCGAACATGAGCGTCGACAAGATCGAGTCGATGCTCAACAACGAATCGGGCCTCTGGGGACTGGCGGGCGAGCGTGACTTCCGAAGGCTGCATTCGATGATCGAATCTGGCGACGGCGCAGCGCGATTGGCGTACGACGTCTTCATTCACCGGTTACGCAAGTACATCGGCGCATACCTGGCGGTGCTGGGGCACACCGACGTGCTCACCTTCACCGCCGGCGTCGGCGAAAACGATGCACTGGTACGCCGTGACGCGCTGGCCGGCATGGGCGAACTCGGTATCGTTGTCGACGAGCGCCGCAACGCGGCGGCCGGCGGCGGCGCTCGGCGAATATCCGCCGACGACTCGCCGATCACGGTGCTGGTGATTCCCACGAACGAGGAACTCGCCATCGCACGCGACTGCGCGGGCCTGCTAGGCCGTTAG
- the pta gene encoding phosphate acetyltransferase: MYVAAPEPETGKSAIALGLLHRLAATVAKVGVFRPITRRDRSRDYILELLLAHTTAGLTYDQCVGTTYQRLHADGDAAIADVVDAYHAMAQACDAVVIVGSDYTDITRPAELSVNARIAVNLGAPVLLTVSGKGRTPEEISSVVQVCMAELSAQRAHTAAVVANRCDPAQLEAVRKALAVFEQRSYVLPEEPLLSAPTVAELERAVNGKPVSGEASLREREVMSVLAAGMTADHVLERLRDGMAVITPGDRSDVVLAVASAHAAQGFPSLSCIVLNGGFDLHPSIAALVAGLRLRLPIIATDLGTYDTAGAAAAARGRVTAASQRKIDTALELMERYVDVTDLLAQLAIPIPTVITPQMFIHGLTLRARADRKRIVLPEGEDDRILRSAGRLLQRGVVDLTILGDEASIRHRSAELGVDLSDATVIDPTTSDLRERFAGQYAELRKAKGVTLEHAHEIMFDATYFGTMMVHNDLVHGMVSGAAHTTAHTVRPALEIIRTVPDVSTVSSIFFMCLPDRVLAYGDCAIVPNPTPEQLADIAISSARTAALFGIEPRVAMLSYSTGDSGSGADVEKVRTATNLVRSREPDLPVEGPIQYDAAIEPSVAATKLRGSPVAGRATVLIFPDLNTGNNTYKAVQRSAGAIAIGPVLQGLRKPVNDLSRGALVEDIVNTVAITAIQAQVSHDG; encoded by the coding sequence ATATATGTCGCCGCTCCCGAACCGGAGACCGGCAAGTCGGCGATCGCGCTGGGGCTGCTGCACCGCCTGGCCGCGACCGTCGCGAAAGTCGGTGTGTTCCGGCCGATTACGCGCCGCGATCGCTCCCGGGACTACATCTTGGAGTTGCTGCTGGCCCACACCACCGCGGGCCTGACCTACGACCAGTGCGTCGGCACCACCTACCAGCGGCTGCACGCCGACGGCGATGCCGCGATCGCCGACGTGGTGGATGCCTACCACGCGATGGCGCAAGCCTGCGACGCCGTGGTGATCGTGGGCAGTGACTACACCGACATCACCCGGCCCGCCGAGCTGTCGGTCAACGCGCGAATCGCGGTCAACCTCGGCGCGCCGGTATTGCTGACCGTCAGCGGCAAAGGTCGCACGCCCGAAGAGATCTCGAGTGTGGTCCAGGTTTGCATGGCCGAGCTGTCGGCGCAGCGCGCACACACCGCGGCGGTGGTCGCCAATCGGTGCGATCCGGCCCAGCTGGAGGCTGTGCGAAAGGCGCTGGCGGTCTTCGAGCAGCGCAGTTACGTGCTGCCCGAGGAGCCCTTGCTGTCGGCGCCGACGGTGGCCGAACTCGAGCGGGCCGTGAACGGGAAGCCGGTCAGCGGCGAGGCGTCCCTGCGTGAGCGTGAGGTGATGAGCGTCCTCGCCGCCGGGATGACCGCCGACCACGTGCTGGAACGGCTGCGTGACGGCATGGCGGTGATCACCCCGGGCGACCGCTCGGACGTGGTCCTCGCCGTCGCGAGTGCCCATGCGGCGCAGGGTTTTCCGTCGTTGTCCTGCATCGTCCTCAATGGCGGGTTCGACCTGCATCCGTCGATCGCCGCCCTGGTGGCCGGCCTGCGGCTGCGGCTGCCGATCATTGCGACCGACCTGGGCACCTACGACACCGCCGGCGCCGCGGCCGCGGCCCGTGGCCGGGTCACGGCGGCGTCGCAGCGCAAGATCGACACCGCGCTGGAGCTGATGGAGCGCTACGTCGACGTGACGGATCTGTTGGCGCAGCTCGCGATTCCGATCCCGACCGTGATAACTCCGCAGATGTTCATCCACGGGCTGACGCTGCGGGCGCGTGCCGACCGCAAGCGCATCGTGCTGCCCGAGGGCGAGGACGACCGCATCCTGCGATCTGCAGGTCGCTTGCTGCAGCGTGGCGTCGTCGACCTGACCATCCTGGGCGACGAGGCCTCGATCCGGCATCGCTCGGCTGAACTCGGCGTCGACCTGAGCGACGCCACGGTGATCGACCCGACGACCAGCGACCTGCGCGAGCGATTCGCCGGGCAGTATGCTGAGCTGCGCAAGGCCAAGGGCGTCACCTTGGAGCACGCCCACGAGATCATGTTCGACGCGACATATTTCGGCACCATGATGGTGCACAACGACTTGGTCCACGGCATGGTCTCCGGCGCCGCCCACACCACGGCGCACACCGTGCGGCCGGCGCTCGAGATCATCAGGACCGTCCCCGACGTGTCGACGGTGTCGAGTATCTTCTTCATGTGCCTGCCGGATCGGGTGCTGGCCTACGGCGACTGCGCGATCGTCCCCAACCCGACCCCCGAGCAACTGGCCGACATCGCGATCAGTTCGGCGCGCACCGCCGCGCTGTTCGGCATCGAGCCGCGCGTGGCCATGCTGTCGTACTCCACCGGTGACTCCGGCAGCGGAGCGGACGTGGAAAAGGTTAGGACCGCAACCAATTTGGTGCGCTCTCGGGAGCCCGACCTGCCCGTCGAGGGGCCCATCCAGTACGACGCGGCCATCGAACCGTCCGTCGCGGCCACCAAGCTGCGCGGCTCGCCCGTCGCCGGCCGCGCCACCGTGCTGATCTTCCCCGACCTCAACACCGGGAACAACACCTACAAGGCGGTGCAGCGCAGCGCCGGCGCAATCGCGATCGGGCCCGTCCTCCAGGGATTACGCAAGCCGGTGAACGACCTGTCCCGCGGCGCGCTGGTCGAAGACATCGTGAACACGGTCGCCATCACCGCCATCCAGGCTCAGGTGTCCCATGACGGCTGA
- the fgd gene encoding glucose-6-phosphate dehydrogenase (coenzyme-F420), whose protein sequence is MAELKLGYKASAEQFAPRELVELAVAAEGHGMDSATVSDHFQPWRHEGGHAPFSLAWMTAVGERTKRLVLGTSVLTPTFRYNPAVIAQAFATMGCLYPDRIFLGVGTGESLNEIATGYQGDWPEFKERYARLRESVRLMRELWLGDRVDFDGEYYHTKGASIYDVPEGGIPIYIAAGGPQVAKYAGRAGDGFICTSGKGEELYKDKLIPAMREGAEAAGKNPDDIDRMIEIKISYDTDPELALENTRFWAPLSLTAEQKTNIHDPLEMEKAADELPIEQVAKRWIVTSDPDEAVEKVKDYVDWGLNHLVFHAPGHDQRRFLELFEKDLAPRLRRLG, encoded by the coding sequence GTGGCTGAACTGAAACTGGGATACAAGGCTTCCGCTGAACAATTCGCACCGCGTGAGCTCGTTGAACTCGCTGTCGCCGCCGAAGGTCACGGCATGGACAGCGCGACCGTCAGTGACCATTTCCAGCCGTGGCGGCACGAGGGCGGCCACGCTCCGTTCTCCCTGGCGTGGATGACCGCCGTCGGAGAGCGGACCAAGCGGCTGGTGCTGGGCACGTCGGTGCTCACGCCGACCTTCCGGTACAACCCCGCCGTCATCGCCCAGGCATTCGCCACGATGGGGTGCCTCTACCCGGATCGCATCTTCCTCGGCGTGGGCACCGGGGAGTCGCTGAACGAAATCGCCACCGGCTACCAGGGCGATTGGCCGGAGTTCAAGGAGCGCTACGCCCGGCTTCGCGAGTCCGTCCGGCTGATGCGTGAGCTGTGGCTGGGCGACCGGGTCGACTTCGACGGTGAGTACTACCACACCAAGGGCGCGTCCATCTACGACGTTCCCGAGGGCGGTATTCCGATCTACATCGCCGCGGGCGGACCGCAGGTGGCCAAGTACGCCGGGCGCGCGGGCGACGGCTTCATCTGTACCTCGGGCAAGGGCGAGGAGCTGTACAAGGACAAGCTCATTCCCGCGATGCGGGAGGGCGCGGAGGCGGCGGGCAAGAACCCCGACGATATCGACCGCATGATCGAGATCAAGATCTCCTACGACACCGACCCGGAGCTGGCGCTGGAGAACACCCGCTTCTGGGCGCCGCTGTCGCTGACGGCCGAGCAGAAGACCAACATCCACGACCCGCTCGAAATGGAGAAGGCCGCCGACGAGTTGCCGATCGAGCAGGTCGCCAAGCGCTGGATCGTTACGTCGGATCCCGATGAGGCGGTCGAAAAGGTGAAGGACTACGTCGACTGGGGCCTCAACCACCTGGTGTTCCATGCGCCCGGCCACGACCAGCGCCGTTTCCTGGAGCTCTTCGAAAAGGACCTGGCCCCCAGGCTGCGGCGACTTGGCTGA
- a CDS encoding MBL fold metallo-hydrolase: MAHQPTPVQVTDTVHLVQGRAVNWTIVADDTGVMLIDAGYPGDREAVLSSLRTLGHHAGDLRAILLTHAHIDHLGSAIWFAREHGTPVFCHSGEVAHAKREYLEQASVFDVALRIWRPRWAKWGLHVVRSGGLIRDGIPTARPLTAEAAAALPGRPTAVDTPGHTSGHCSYLVDGVLVSGDALVTGHPLLRRSGPQLLPAVFSHSQHDSVRSLETLASLDTEMLLPGHGDVWRGPIREATQAAFARAGGATA; encoded by the coding sequence ATGGCCCACCAGCCGACCCCCGTCCAAGTGACCGACACGGTGCACCTCGTCCAGGGCCGTGCCGTCAACTGGACGATCGTCGCCGACGACACCGGCGTGATGCTGATCGACGCCGGCTACCCCGGCGACCGCGAGGCCGTGCTGTCCTCGCTGCGGACGCTGGGCCACCACGCCGGCGACCTGCGCGCCATCCTGCTCACGCACGCACACATCGACCACCTCGGCTCGGCGATCTGGTTCGCCCGCGAGCATGGCACTCCGGTGTTCTGCCACTCCGGGGAAGTTGCCCACGCCAAGCGCGAGTATCTGGAGCAGGCATCGGTTTTCGATGTCGCGCTGCGGATTTGGCGTCCCCGCTGGGCAAAGTGGGGTCTGCACGTGGTGCGTAGCGGCGGCCTGATCCGCGACGGCATCCCGACCGCCCGGCCGTTGACCGCCGAGGCCGCCGCCGCTCTCCCGGGCCGCCCCACGGCGGTCGACACCCCCGGGCACACCAGCGGCCACTGCTCGTACCTGGTCGACGGCGTCCTGGTCAGCGGCGACGCGTTGGTCACCGGTCATCCGCTGCTGCGCCGGTCCGGGCCGCAGCTGCTGCCGGCCGTGTTCAGCCACAGCCAGCACGACTCGGTGCGCAGCCTCGAGACGCTGGCCTCGCTCGACACCGAGATGCTGCTGCCCGGTCACGGCGACGTGTGGCGCGGCCCGATCCGCGAGGCGACACAGGCCGCCTTCGCGCGGGCCGGCGGCGCGACGGCATGA
- a CDS encoding GNAT family N-acetyltransferase, which produces MPGPLHFVSATHDDPLAQPLLAELAVEYAQRYGGTPDIHLQWLPVPATALAAPDGGMLVGVLDGVPVVGGAFQRYDAQTAELKRIWTDSAHRRRGYAKALLAALEAEAAARGYRRLYLITGNRQPEAEALYDATGYTRVPPDPLPSWGPFRPIAFEKWLTPAAR; this is translated from the coding sequence ATGCCCGGCCCGCTGCACTTCGTGTCCGCGACCCACGACGATCCGCTGGCCCAGCCCCTGCTGGCAGAATTGGCCGTCGAGTACGCGCAGCGCTACGGCGGCACGCCGGACATCCACCTGCAGTGGCTGCCGGTCCCGGCGACCGCGTTGGCCGCGCCGGACGGCGGGATGCTGGTCGGCGTGCTGGACGGCGTCCCGGTCGTCGGCGGCGCCTTCCAGCGATACGACGCGCAGACCGCCGAACTCAAGCGGATCTGGACCGACAGCGCGCACCGGCGGCGCGGCTACGCGAAGGCGCTGCTGGCGGCGTTGGAGGCCGAGGCCGCCGCGCGCGGCTACCGGCGGCTGTACCTGATCACCGGCAATCGGCAACCCGAGGCGGAGGCCCTCTACGACGCCACGGGCTACACCCGCGTGCCGCCCGATCCGCTGCCGTCCTGGGGGCCGTTTCGGCCGATCGCGTTCGAGAAGTGGCTGACGCCCGCTGCTCGGTGA
- a CDS encoding class I SAM-dependent methyltransferase, whose translation MAPVPTTAAFAATARAIATGAGLLHDPFADPLVRAAGADYLARMIDDRTFATDGGSDPQLAALIDIVVAHTRCSDDFLAEAVRAGIRQVVILASGLDTRPYRLWWPRGTTVYEVERPETLDFKSEVLRGLGAGVTANRCAVGVDLGQDWVAALRRVGFDDTRATVWIAEQLLVGYLTPERQHRLLQSLSSASAAGSRFAADHLPAWNPLQLEAERAYVDCWQRHGLDVDLASLTHPGEYRYVPEYLTELGWETTARDATEIRGVLGLERPHHNPGDSLFIPKYVTAARLAARRPPRRC comes from the coding sequence ATGGCACCCGTCCCGACGACCGCCGCGTTCGCCGCCACCGCGAGGGCGATCGCGACCGGCGCGGGGCTGCTGCACGATCCGTTCGCCGATCCGCTGGTGCGCGCCGCAGGGGCGGACTATCTCGCCCGGATGATCGACGACCGCACGTTCGCGACCGATGGCGGCAGCGACCCGCAGCTGGCCGCCCTGATCGACATCGTCGTGGCGCACACCCGCTGTTCGGACGACTTCCTCGCCGAAGCGGTCCGGGCGGGCATCCGTCAGGTGGTGATCCTGGCGTCCGGTCTGGACACCCGGCCCTACCGGCTGTGGTGGCCGCGCGGCACCACCGTCTACGAGGTCGAACGGCCCGAGACGCTGGATTTCAAATCCGAGGTGCTGCGCGGCCTGGGCGCCGGGGTGACCGCCAACCGGTGCGCGGTCGGCGTTGACCTGGGCCAGGATTGGGTGGCGGCGCTGCGACGGGTGGGTTTCGACGACACCCGGGCCACCGTGTGGATCGCCGAGCAGCTTCTGGTCGGGTACCTGACGCCGGAGCGCCAGCATCGTCTTTTGCAGTCGCTGTCCTCGGCCAGTGCGGCCGGCAGCCGGTTCGCCGCCGACCACCTGCCGGCCTGGAACCCGCTGCAGCTCGAGGCGGAACGCGCCTACGTCGACTGCTGGCAGCGCCACGGCCTGGACGTCGACCTGGCCAGCCTCACCCATCCAGGCGAATACCGTTATGTGCCTGAGTATTTGACAGAGCTCGGCTGGGAAACCACGGCCCGCGACGCCACGGAGATACGCGGCGTCCTAGGGCTGGAACGGCCGCACCACAATCCGGGCGACTCGTTGTTCATCCCGAAATACGTCACCGCCGCGCGGCTGGCCGCCCGCAGACCGCCGCGGCGTTGCTGA
- a CDS encoding DUF3054 domain-containing protein, with protein sequence MLRLRWPSWLAVDVIGVLVFCAVGRRSHDEGLSATGVATTAWPFLSGTVLGWLVSRGWRRPTAVFPTGVVVWSCTVVVGMVLRKATSAGVAASFVVVASSVTALLLLGWRAAVGLARRRSDA encoded by the coding sequence ATGCTTAGGCTCCGGTGGCCGTCCTGGCTGGCTGTGGACGTCATCGGCGTGCTGGTGTTCTGCGCGGTGGGGCGTCGCAGCCACGACGAAGGGCTCAGTGCCACCGGGGTCGCGACCACGGCCTGGCCGTTTCTCAGCGGGACCGTCCTGGGCTGGCTGGTTTCGCGGGGCTGGCGCCGGCCCACCGCCGTGTTTCCCACCGGAGTCGTGGTCTGGTCGTGCACCGTGGTGGTCGGCATGGTGTTGCGCAAGGCCACTTCCGCCGGGGTGGCGGCCAGTTTCGTGGTCGTGGCGTCGTCCGTGACGGCCTTGCTGCTGCTCGGCTGGCGCGCGGCCGTCGGACTCGCGCGGCGCCGCTCCGACGCCTGA
- a CDS encoding acyl-CoA dehydrogenase family protein, which produces MSTQTPPAFDRDDPLGLDASLSDDELAVRDTVRKFCAEHVLPHIAEWFEIGDLPVRELAKHFGKLGLLGMHLHGYGCGGASAVHYGLACTELEAADSGIRSMVSVQGSLAMFAIWRFGSEEQKQEWLPGMAAGERLGCFGLTEPDVGSDPAAMTTRARRDGSDWVLNGRKLWITNGSVADVAVVWAATDDGVRGFLVPTQTAGFTANTIHHKLSLRASITSELVLDDVRLPADAILPEARGLRGPLSCLSEARYGIIWGSMGAARSAWQAALDYATQRTQFGRPIAGFQLTQAKLVDMAVELHKGQLLSLHLGRLKDGPGLRPEQVSFGKLNNTREAIKICRTARTILGGNGISLEYPVIRHMVNLESVLTYEGTPEMHQLVLGQAFTGSDAFR; this is translated from the coding sequence ATGAGCACTCAGACACCCCCCGCCTTCGATCGAGACGACCCCCTGGGCCTCGACGCCTCGCTGTCCGACGACGAACTCGCGGTCCGCGACACGGTCAGGAAGTTCTGCGCCGAACACGTGCTTCCCCACATCGCGGAGTGGTTCGAGATCGGTGACCTGCCGGTTCGCGAACTCGCCAAGCACTTCGGCAAACTCGGCCTGCTCGGGATGCACCTGCACGGCTATGGCTGCGGCGGCGCGTCGGCGGTGCACTACGGGCTGGCGTGCACCGAACTCGAGGCCGCCGACTCCGGCATCCGGTCCATGGTGTCGGTGCAGGGGTCGCTGGCGATGTTCGCCATCTGGCGGTTCGGGTCCGAGGAGCAGAAACAGGAGTGGCTACCCGGTATGGCGGCGGGCGAACGGCTCGGCTGCTTCGGGTTGACGGAGCCCGACGTCGGGTCCGACCCGGCCGCGATGACCACCCGGGCACGCCGGGACGGGTCGGACTGGGTGCTCAACGGCCGCAAGCTGTGGATCACCAACGGCTCGGTAGCCGACGTCGCGGTCGTGTGGGCGGCCACCGACGACGGTGTCCGGGGCTTCCTCGTCCCCACGCAGACCGCCGGATTCACCGCCAACACCATTCATCACAAGCTGTCGCTGCGCGCGTCGATCACCAGCGAGCTGGTGCTCGACGACGTGCGGCTGCCCGCCGACGCGATCCTGCCCGAGGCGCGCGGGCTGCGCGGGCCGCTGTCGTGCCTGTCCGAGGCGCGCTACGGGATCATCTGGGGATCCATGGGAGCGGCCCGCTCGGCCTGGCAGGCCGCGCTCGACTACGCCACGCAGCGCACCCAGTTCGGGCGCCCGATCGCCGGATTCCAGCTCACCCAAGCCAAACTCGTCGACATGGCGGTCGAGTTGCACAAGGGACAGCTGCTTTCGTTGCACCTCGGGCGGCTCAAAGACGGCCCAGGTCTGCGCCCCGAACAGGTGAGCTTCGGCAAGCTCAACAACACCCGAGAGGCGATCAAGATTTGCCGCACCGCACGAACGATATTGGGCGGCAACGGGATATCACTGGAGTATCCGGTCATCCGGCACATGGTGAACCTGGAATCGGTGCTGACCTACGAGGGCACCCCCGAGATGCATCAGCTGGTTCTGGGCCAGGCGTTCACGGGCAGCGACGCCTTCCGCTGA
- a CDS encoding acyl-CoA dehydrogenase family protein, which produces MAARLEYTSEHHQFRELVREFVRHTVVPAHEEAERQGRWDRSLFAEAGKLGLLGFSVPEDFGGPGVDDFRYNAILIDELQRAGAAAESIAFTLQNDIVLPYLTDLTTPEQQRRWLPGVVTGETVLGIAMTEPGTGSDLAGIRTSAVRDGDEYVVNGAKTFISNGQSGDLFVVAVRTSPDRHKGLSLLVVDADTPGFSRGRNLEKIGLHAQDTSELTFTDMRVPAGNLLGQEGAGFYQLVGNLPQERLALGVGAVAAAESVLAQTLDYVRERKAFGTPIGSFQNSQFVLAELATEIDIARTYLDDCLAQHLTGDLTAARAARLKWWTTDLQVRTADRCLQLHGGYGYMREYSVSRAFVDARIQTIYGGTNEIMKTIIAKDLGI; this is translated from the coding sequence ATGGCCGCGCGTCTCGAATACACCTCCGAGCATCACCAATTTCGCGAACTGGTACGGGAATTCGTGCGACACACGGTCGTTCCGGCGCATGAGGAGGCCGAACGGCAGGGTCGCTGGGACCGGTCGTTGTTCGCAGAGGCGGGCAAGCTCGGCCTGCTGGGCTTTTCGGTGCCCGAGGACTTCGGCGGGCCGGGAGTCGACGACTTCCGGTACAACGCGATCCTCATCGACGAATTGCAGCGGGCGGGCGCGGCGGCCGAATCGATCGCCTTCACCCTGCAGAACGACATCGTGCTGCCCTACCTCACCGATCTGACCACCCCCGAGCAGCAGCGGCGCTGGCTGCCCGGCGTGGTCACCGGCGAGACGGTGCTCGGCATCGCGATGACCGAGCCCGGCACGGGCAGCGATTTGGCGGGTATCCGGACGTCGGCGGTCCGGGACGGCGACGAATACGTGGTCAACGGGGCCAAGACGTTCATCTCCAACGGGCAGAGCGGCGACCTGTTCGTCGTCGCGGTGCGCACCTCGCCGGACCGGCACAAGGGGCTGTCACTGCTGGTGGTCGACGCGGATACGCCGGGGTTCTCGCGCGGACGCAACCTGGAAAAGATCGGCCTGCACGCCCAGGACACCAGCGAGCTCACTTTCACCGACATGCGGGTGCCCGCCGGCAATCTGCTCGGCCAGGAAGGCGCGGGCTTCTACCAATTGGTGGGCAACCTGCCGCAGGAGCGACTCGCGCTCGGGGTCGGCGCGGTGGCCGCCGCGGAGAGCGTCCTGGCCCAGACGCTGGACTACGTCCGCGAGCGCAAGGCGTTCGGTACGCCGATCGGCAGCTTCCAGAACAGCCAGTTCGTGCTCGCCGAGCTGGCGACCGAAATCGACATCGCCAGAACGTATCTCGATGACTGTCTGGCTCAGCATCTCACCGGTGACCTGACCGCCGCGCGCGCCGCGCGGTTGAAGTGGTGGACCACCGATCTGCAGGTGCGCACCGCCGACCGCTGCCTGCAGCTACACGGCGGCTATGGCTACATGCGGGAGTACAGCGTGTCGCGCGCGTTCGTCGACGCCCGCATCCAGACGATCTACGGCGGGACCAACGAGATCATGAAGACCATCATCGCCAAGGACCTCGGAATCTGA
- a CDS encoding NAD(P)/FAD-dependent oxidoreductase — protein sequence MSHRVVIIGSGFGGLNAARALRRVPKGSQVDVTLISKTTTHLFQPLLYQVATGILSEGDIAPTTRLILRKQKNIRVLWGEVTSVDLKAKTVTSHLMGMDTVTPYDSLIVAAGAQQSYFGHDEYAAFAPGMKTIDDALELRGRILGAFEAAEVATDPAERRRRLTFVVVGAGPTGVELAGEIVQLAERTLAGAFRTITPSDCRVILLDAAPAVLPPMGPKLGAIAQRRLQKMDVEVQLDAMVTAVDYMGITVKEKDGSERRIECACKVWAAGVQASSLGRMIAEQSDGTETDRAGRVLVEPDLTVKGHPYVFIVGDLMSVPGVPGMAQGAIQGAHYAATTIKNAVKGADKLGNRKPFAYHDKGSMALVSRYSAVAKVGKLEFGGFIAWLAWLLLHLYYLVGHRNRVAAMFAWGISFLGRTRGQMAITSQMIYARPVVNWVEQQTQGTLAAAERAEEAEQRATG from the coding sequence ATGTCGCATCGAGTTGTCATCATCGGGAGCGGATTCGGCGGACTGAACGCGGCGAGGGCTCTCAGGCGGGTCCCCAAAGGAAGCCAAGTCGACGTCACTCTGATCTCGAAGACGACCACGCACTTGTTCCAGCCGCTGCTGTACCAAGTGGCGACGGGCATCCTGTCCGAAGGCGACATCGCGCCCACCACCAGGCTGATCCTGCGCAAGCAGAAGAACATCCGCGTTCTGTGGGGTGAAGTCACCTCCGTCGACCTCAAAGCTAAGACGGTCACGTCCCACCTGATGGGAATGGATACGGTGACGCCGTACGACAGCCTGATAGTGGCCGCCGGCGCGCAGCAGTCCTACTTCGGCCACGACGAGTACGCCGCCTTCGCGCCCGGCATGAAGACCATCGACGACGCCCTCGAGCTCCGCGGCCGGATCCTGGGTGCATTCGAGGCCGCCGAGGTCGCCACCGACCCCGCCGAGCGACGGCGCCGACTCACCTTCGTGGTGGTCGGCGCCGGGCCCACCGGTGTCGAATTGGCCGGCGAGATCGTGCAACTCGCCGAGCGGACCCTGGCCGGCGCATTCCGGACCATCACGCCCAGCGACTGCCGGGTCATCCTGCTCGATGCGGCGCCCGCGGTGCTGCCGCCGATGGGCCCCAAGCTGGGTGCCATCGCGCAGCGCCGGTTGCAGAAGATGGACGTCGAGGTGCAGCTCGACGCCATGGTGACCGCCGTCGACTACATGGGCATCACGGTCAAGGAGAAGGACGGCAGCGAACGGCGCATCGAGTGCGCCTGCAAGGTGTGGGCGGCCGGCGTGCAGGCCAGCTCGCTGGGCAGGATGATCGCCGAACAATCCGACGGGACCGAAACCGACCGTGCCGGAAGGGTGCTCGTCGAACCCGACCTCACCGTCAAGGGCCATCCATACGTCTTCATCGTCGGCGACCTGATGTCCGTGCCAGGCGTTCCGGGCATGGCGCAGGGCGCAATCCAGGGAGCGCACTACGCGGCCACGACGATCAAGAACGCGGTCAAAGGCGCCGACAAGCTGGGCAACCGCAAGCCGTTCGCCTACCACGACAAGGGCAGCATGGCACTCGTCTCCCGCTACAGCGCCGTCGCCAAGGTCGGCAAGCTGGAGTTCGGCGGGTTCATCGCCTGGCTGGCCTGGCTGCTGCTGCATCTGTACTACCTTGTGGGCCACCGGAACCGGGTCGCCGCCATGTTCGCCTGGGGGATTTCCTTCCTGGGCCGCACGCGCGGCCAGATGGCCATCACCAGCCAGATGATCTATGCGCGCCCGGTGGTCAATTGGGTGGAGCAACAGACGCAGGGAACGCTGGCGGCGGCCGAGCGTGCGGAAGAGGCTGAACAGAGGGCGACGGGCTAA